The following proteins are co-located in the Gloeocapsa sp. PCC 7428 genome:
- a CDS encoding RNA-binding protein: MSIYVGNLSFEVTQDDLSSIFAEYGTVKRVQLPTDRETGLPRGFGFVEMESEAAESTAIEALDGAEWMGRTMKVNKAKPREDRRSSGGDWGNRNQNYSKRY; encoded by the coding sequence ATGTCAATTTACGTAGGTAACTTGTCCTTTGAAGTTACCCAAGACGATCTCAGCAGTATTTTTGCTGAATATGGTACCGTGAAGCGCGTACAACTACCAACGGATCGCGAAACTGGTCTTCCTCGCGGCTTCGGATTTGTAGAAATGGAAAGCGAAGCTGCCGAATCCACCGCAATCGAAGCGCTCGATGGTGCAGAATGGATGGGAAGAACCATGAAAGTCAATAAAGCTAAACCCCGCGAAGACAGGCGTTCAAGTGGCGGTGATTGGGGTAACAGAAATCAAAATTACTCCAAACGCTACTAA
- the rpsU gene encoding 30S ribosomal protein S21 codes for MTQVVVGENENFESALRRFKRQVSKAGILPDIKSKRHFETPIEKRKRKAVARRRKRRFRSSN; via the coding sequence ATGACCCAAGTTGTTGTCGGCGAAAATGAAAATTTTGAGTCAGCACTAAGGAGATTTAAGCGCCAAGTCTCTAAAGCGGGTATTTTACCAGATATCAAGAGTAAGCGTCACTTTGAAACTCCAATCGAAAAGCGTAAGCGCAAAGCAGTCGCGAGAAGACGTAAACGGCGTTTCCGTAGTAGCAACTAA
- a CDS encoding GNAT family N-acetyltransferase: MTLQLREALPQHSDMLLEFMAEFNREEGISFDPELYRARIDAAFQFPHFVKVWLVIANSSPIGYAILTFTFSFEFSGIQATIDEIYLCSTERRKGLGTLTLELLECEAANSGAKTLWGDISDEKPWLSIFYERAGFKRYPYRPYSKQLSSSGESIQQNTTIR, from the coding sequence ATGACCTTACAACTCAGAGAAGCGCTGCCCCAACATAGTGATATGTTACTTGAGTTTATGGCAGAATTCAACCGAGAAGAAGGAATTTCTTTTGATCCAGAGCTATATCGAGCCAGAATTGACGCTGCCTTTCAGTTTCCTCACTTTGTAAAAGTCTGGTTAGTGATTGCAAATTCATCTCCTATTGGCTATGCAATTTTGACCTTTACGTTTAGTTTTGAGTTTAGTGGCATTCAAGCTACGATCGATGAGATTTATCTGTGTTCTACGGAGCGACGTAAAGGGTTGGGAACACTAACTTTGGAGCTTTTAGAGTGCGAAGCTGCAAATTCTGGAGCAAAAACTCTCTGGGGCGATATTTCGGATGAAAAGCCATGGCTATCAATATTTTATGAGCGTGCTGGATTCAAGCGTTACCCGTACCGCCCCTACAGCAAGCAGTTGTCATCTTCGGGAGAGAGCATACAGCAGAACACAACCATTAGGTAA
- a CDS encoding MerR family transcriptional regulator produces the protein MEPLKGQEVMLIHEVAEYFGITPDTLRYYEKQGLLTQKHVRRRTNGYREYTQAALERIRLIRLGQIANFSLAELRSGIELWESGLSDEQKAEIWHQQLKRLDRQFEALQESRGFIMNKLQQLQCHKA, from the coding sequence ATGGAGCCACTCAAAGGTCAAGAAGTCATGCTGATTCATGAGGTTGCTGAGTATTTCGGCATCACACCAGATACACTGAGATACTATGAAAAGCAAGGATTACTCACTCAAAAGCACGTCCGTCGCCGCACAAACGGCTACCGCGAATACACACAAGCAGCACTTGAACGCATCCGCCTGATTCGTCTTGGACAAATTGCTAACTTCAGTCTTGCTGAATTGCGTTCTGGTATTGAGTTGTGGGAATCAGGACTTAGTGATGAGCAGAAAGCCGAAATTTGGCATCAACAACTAAAGCGCCTCGACAGACAGTTTGAGGCACTGCAAGAGTCGCGGGGTTTTATCATGAATAAGCTTCAACAGTTACAATGCCATAAAGCTTAA
- a CDS encoding LysR family transcriptional regulator: MKQATLHQLKVFEAAARHGSFTRAAEELFLTQPTVSMQVKQLTKAVGLPLFEQVGKRLYLTEAGKELFTTCRAIFEQLAQLEMTVADLKGLKQGQLRLAVITTAKYFVPRLLGPFCQRYPGIDISLQVTNHSGILERLTDNLDDLYVMSQVPEHLDVVFQPFLDNPLVVLAPANHPLANEKHISLSRLAEEPFIMREPGSGTRKAVQKLFAAHEISVEVKLELGSNEAIKQAIAGGLGLSVLSRHTLTPDGASSELTVLDVEHFPIHRNWYVVYPNGKQLSVVARTYLEYLLDAAKQFATS; encoded by the coding sequence TTGAAGCAAGCAACGCTTCATCAATTAAAAGTCTTTGAAGCTGCGGCACGGCATGGTAGCTTTACGCGCGCAGCCGAAGAGTTATTTCTAACTCAACCAACTGTCTCTATGCAGGTGAAACAACTCACAAAAGCGGTGGGTTTACCTTTGTTCGAGCAAGTCGGTAAGCGTCTTTATCTAACAGAAGCTGGCAAAGAATTGTTTACGACTTGTCGGGCGATTTTTGAGCAATTAGCGCAGCTAGAAATGACTGTGGCTGACCTCAAAGGCTTAAAGCAAGGGCAATTGAGGTTAGCAGTCATTACGACGGCTAAGTATTTTGTCCCGCGTCTATTAGGTCCATTTTGCCAGCGCTATCCTGGAATTGATATTTCTTTACAAGTCACGAACCACTCAGGCATTCTCGAACGCTTGACGGATAACCTTGATGATTTGTATGTGATGAGTCAAGTTCCTGAACACTTAGACGTCGTTTTTCAACCGTTTTTGGATAATCCGCTTGTGGTACTAGCACCCGCAAATCATCCGCTAGCGAATGAAAAACATATTTCGCTTTCACGGCTTGCGGAAGAACCTTTTATCATGCGCGAACCAGGTTCAGGAACGCGAAAAGCTGTGCAAAAGCTTTTCGCCGCACACGAAATTTCGGTAGAAGTCAAATTAGAACTTGGTAGTAACGAAGCAATCAAGCAAGCGATCGCTGGCGGATTGGGGCTTTCTGTTTTATCTCGCCATACCTTAACACCCGATGGCGCTAGTAGCGAATTAACTGTTTTAGACGTAGAACATTTTCCAATTCATCGGAACTGGTATGTTGTCTATCCGAACGGTAAGCAGCTTTCAGTTGTAGCGCGTACTTATTTGGAATATTTACTTGATGCTGCTAAACAATTTGCTACCTCTTGA
- a CDS encoding BMC domain-containing protein — protein sequence METPNPGFAPKGQFSRKDDLRESALGLVSTLSFPAIIQTADAMLKSSEVTLVGFEKIGSGHCTAIVRGKVASIRLAVEAGAQTAAEFGQLVSTLVIPRPLPNLDVVFPISNRLSDLAQFERDIRVSSQAIGLLETRGFPVMVGAADAMLKAADVHLMSYEKIGAGLCTAIIRGAVADVVVAVEAGMQEALRIDANSLNAVTVIPRPLDDLEQNLPLASCLIEEQPKPLKLPVAIKDKTPEAELIKLPDLAAIPVEIQQEE from the coding sequence ATGGAGACACCAAACCCAGGATTCGCTCCCAAAGGGCAGTTCAGCCGCAAAGACGATTTAAGGGAAAGTGCCTTGGGCTTAGTTTCAACCTTGAGCTTTCCGGCAATTATCCAAACTGCTGATGCCATGCTGAAGTCCTCAGAAGTGACTTTGGTAGGATTTGAAAAGATCGGTAGCGGTCACTGTACTGCGATCGTGCGCGGTAAAGTTGCTAGCATTCGCTTAGCGGTGGAAGCAGGAGCACAGACAGCAGCAGAGTTCGGTCAGCTTGTTTCAACGCTGGTTATACCGCGACCTTTACCTAATCTAGACGTTGTGTTTCCGATTAGTAACCGCTTGTCTGACCTGGCTCAGTTTGAACGCGACATTCGCGTGAGTAGTCAAGCAATTGGTTTATTGGAAACGCGCGGCTTTCCAGTCATGGTCGGAGCAGCTGATGCGATGCTGAAAGCGGCTGATGTACACTTGATGTCGTACGAAAAGATCGGCGCGGGGCTATGTACCGCAATTATTCGCGGGGCAGTTGCAGACGTTGTGGTAGCAGTCGAAGCTGGAATGCAGGAAGCTTTACGCATTGACGCTAACTCGTTAAATGCAGTCACCGTCATTCCTAGACCGTTAGATGACTTAGAGCAAAACTTACCTTTAGCAAGTTGCTTAATCGAAGAGCAACCTAAGCCACTGAAGTTACCAGTAGCAATCAAAGATAAGACGCCTGAAGCTGAGTTAATTAAACTACCAGACTTAGCCGCAATTCCAGTAGAAATTCAGCAAGAGGAGTAG
- a CDS encoding carbon dioxide concentrating mechanism protein — MYVPPLRPPSHDDSYISGEVTIDPSAAIAPGVLLQASPDSQIIIGAGVCIGMGCILHAFEGTLEIEPGANLGSGVLVLGKGKIGANACIGSTATILNASVEPQQVVLPGSLVGDKSRIVVTRPTVADVDTINETASPASDEATNGDRPPPMNTPPPTPSEPEPTDAASSPPPTSQKVYGQAQLNRMLSTMFPHRQALNRPLQDGQSPSDQP, encoded by the coding sequence ATGTATGTGCCGCCACTGCGTCCGCCTAGTCATGATGATTCCTACATCAGTGGCGAAGTTACCATTGACCCTAGTGCGGCGATCGCACCAGGAGTCCTTTTGCAAGCAAGTCCCGATAGCCAGATTATTATCGGCGCGGGAGTTTGCATTGGCATGGGTTGTATTCTTCATGCTTTTGAAGGCACATTGGAAATAGAGCCAGGCGCGAATCTCGGATCGGGTGTTTTGGTGCTGGGTAAAGGGAAAATTGGTGCGAATGCGTGTATTGGCTCGACAGCTACGATTTTGAATGCTTCGGTCGAACCGCAGCAAGTCGTCTTACCAGGTTCGCTCGTCGGTGATAAAAGTCGTATCGTTGTGACACGCCCAACCGTGGCGGACGTTGATACAATCAATGAAACCGCCTCCCCTGCTTCTGACGAAGCCACAAATGGCGATCGCCCCCCGCCCATGAATACACCACCTCCTACACCATCTGAGCCTGAACCTACTGATGCAGCGTCTTCACCGCCACCAACAAGTCAAAAAGTCTATGGACAAGCACAATTAAATCGTATGCTGTCAACGATGTTTCCCCACCGCCAAGCCTTAAACCGTCCCCTACAAGATGGTCAGTCTCCTTCTGATCAGCCTTAA